Proteins from a genomic interval of Candidatus Binataceae bacterium:
- a CDS encoding dienelactone hydrolase family protein, translating into MVRWFQLVRLTLLVACCAAIAPAHCAEGAGQALPVAQKLQIAGLAVDAWIPDSQTAGPWPIILFSHRYRGCNTQSSYLMQALAEEGYAVFAPKHRDADCGKLQSWLPRPEIPFRNPEDWSDETYADRAQDLKTLLNALQEDARFRAPPFDWQHVGLVGHSLGGYTVLELAGGWPHWKDPRIKAVLALSPYAAPFAVQHTLSEIDAPVMYLGGSRDTAITSSLERREGAYEQTPAPKYLVVIDGAGHLAWVDNRATAKHPLTIEYSIAFFDRYLKGKRFPRSLEEPGPGVADLRFQE; encoded by the coding sequence ATGGTGCGCTGGTTCCAGCTGGTCCGGTTGACGCTCTTGGTCGCGTGCTGCGCAGCGATCGCGCCGGCGCACTGCGCCGAAGGTGCGGGGCAGGCTCTCCCGGTTGCGCAAAAACTTCAAATCGCGGGGCTCGCAGTGGACGCCTGGATTCCTGACAGCCAAACCGCGGGGCCCTGGCCGATAATTCTCTTCTCGCATCGCTACCGCGGCTGTAATACCCAATCGTCCTACCTGATGCAGGCGTTGGCCGAGGAGGGCTACGCGGTATTCGCGCCCAAGCATCGTGATGCCGACTGCGGAAAGCTCCAGTCGTGGTTGCCGCGCCCCGAGATTCCCTTCAGGAACCCGGAAGATTGGAGTGACGAGACCTACGCGGACCGGGCGCAGGATCTGAAAACCCTGCTCAACGCACTACAGGAAGACGCGCGTTTTCGCGCGCCGCCCTTCGATTGGCAGCATGTCGGACTGGTCGGTCATTCGCTCGGCGGGTACACCGTCCTGGAGCTGGCTGGCGGATGGCCGCACTGGAAAGATCCGCGAATCAAGGCGGTCCTCGCGCTCTCGCCATATGCTGCGCCTTTCGCGGTTCAGCATACGCTTAGCGAGATCGATGCGCCGGTCATGTATCTAGGTGGCTCTCGCGATACTGCAATCACATCGTCGTTGGAGCGACGTGAGGGCGCGTACGAGCAGACGCCCGCGCCGAAATACCTGGTGGTAATCGATGGGGCAGGGCATTTGGCCTGGGTAGACAACCGGGCGACAGCTAAGCACCCGCTGACCATTGAGTACAGCATCGCGTTTTTCGACCGATACCTGAAGGGAAAGCGCTTCCCGCGCAGCCTCGAAGAGCCGGGTCCGGGCGTAGCTGACCTGAGGTTTCAGGAGTAG